A window of Terriglobus sp. RCC_193 contains these coding sequences:
- a CDS encoding GH92 family glycosyl hydrolase, producing the protein MRFSSLRTFVACSLFLLAAAHAQQSPVVAVDPFIGTGTEGHTFPGAAVPFGMVQLSPDTQIRPFKQSYKWAAGYRYEDTTILGFSHTHFSGAGHSDLGDVLLQPISGDNVNLEPGDADHPGYRSKFSHTSEKASPGYYAVTLEDYGIRAELTATTRVGVHRYAFPSGRRHILIDLRSSIYNYPGKVLWSRIRVRNDGTITGMRETRGWAPGRQLYFAIRFSAPIKGHHLYNREPMPIDYKGFKTPGNTPEDTQSIEGRGLIGVFDFGQATHSNVLVKVAISPVSEDNAIANMDAEVPAFDFEAAHRAATAQWEKALGALEITAPEATRKSLYTALYHTLLAPSISMDVDGSYRGPDNQVHKANGFNFVSSLSLWDTYRAEQPLMTLLQPASRTSDFANSMLASQRESPFGILPVWQFQGIETWCMIGYHAVPILADAIAKDIPGFDKNAALDAMVASAKYAPYGNLGAYMKLAYVPVDNDQEAASKTVEYAFDDWTIAKTAEKLGRKDIATEFYKRAQYWRNNFNTKDGFVEPRLANGDYRTPFDPTRAGANSGFTEGNAWQYSWYQPQDELGLVKLLGGPDKLVEKLDDMFDQKVDPAKYADVEDISGMIGQYIHGNEPSHHLPYLYMYAGQPWRTQARLKQIVDSQYKPTPDGLVGNDDLGQMSAWLLFTSLGFYPIAPASNEYVLGKPFVDHAVMHLPNGKTFTITAENLNDTNAFVQSITLNGKSFDRSFLTHEELMAGGELHFVMSTKEKAAWSMKNHTAPYSMTH; encoded by the coding sequence ATGCGTTTCTCATCTCTTCGCACATTCGTCGCGTGCAGCCTGTTTCTTCTGGCTGCGGCTCACGCTCAGCAATCGCCCGTTGTTGCGGTCGATCCCTTCATCGGCACCGGCACCGAAGGCCATACCTTCCCCGGCGCCGCTGTGCCCTTCGGCATGGTGCAGCTCTCACCCGACACGCAGATTCGCCCCTTCAAACAGAGTTACAAGTGGGCCGCGGGCTATCGCTATGAAGACACCACCATCCTCGGCTTCTCGCACACGCACTTCTCCGGCGCGGGCCACTCGGATTTAGGTGATGTCCTGCTGCAACCCATCAGCGGCGATAATGTAAACCTCGAACCCGGCGATGCAGATCATCCCGGCTATCGCTCGAAGTTCAGCCACACATCAGAAAAAGCCTCGCCCGGCTACTACGCTGTAACGCTCGAAGACTACGGCATCCGCGCAGAACTCACGGCCACCACGCGCGTTGGGGTGCATCGCTATGCCTTCCCTTCCGGCAGGCGTCACATCCTCATCGACCTGCGCTCCAGCATCTACAACTATCCCGGCAAAGTACTGTGGTCACGCATCCGCGTACGCAACGACGGCACCATCACGGGTATGCGTGAAACACGAGGCTGGGCGCCTGGACGCCAACTCTACTTCGCCATCCGCTTCTCGGCACCGATCAAGGGGCATCATCTCTACAACCGCGAACCGATGCCCATCGATTACAAAGGCTTCAAAACTCCCGGCAACACACCGGAAGACACGCAGAGTATAGAGGGCCGCGGTCTCATCGGCGTCTTCGACTTCGGCCAGGCAACGCATTCCAACGTGCTGGTCAAAGTCGCTATCTCGCCCGTCAGCGAAGACAACGCCATCGCCAACATGGACGCAGAAGTTCCCGCATTCGACTTCGAAGCCGCACATCGCGCAGCCACCGCGCAGTGGGAAAAAGCTCTGGGCGCGCTTGAAATCACCGCACCAGAAGCCACACGTAAAAGCCTGTACACCGCGCTGTATCACACGCTGCTTGCACCCTCCATCAGCATGGATGTCGACGGTAGTTATCGCGGCCCCGACAATCAGGTCCACAAAGCAAATGGTTTCAACTTCGTCAGCAGCCTCTCGTTGTGGGACACCTATCGCGCAGAACAGCCGTTGATGACGCTGCTGCAACCAGCATCGCGCACCAGCGATTTCGCCAACTCCATGCTCGCTTCGCAGCGGGAAAGCCCCTTCGGCATCCTGCCCGTGTGGCAGTTCCAGGGCATTGAAACCTGGTGCATGATCGGCTATCACGCAGTGCCCATCCTCGCCGATGCCATCGCAAAAGACATTCCCGGCTTCGACAAAAACGCCGCACTCGATGCAATGGTCGCATCCGCAAAGTACGCGCCCTACGGCAACCTGGGCGCATACATGAAGCTCGCCTATGTCCCCGTGGACAACGATCAGGAAGCCGCATCCAAGACCGTGGAATACGCCTTCGACGACTGGACCATCGCAAAGACCGCAGAAAAACTCGGCCGCAAAGACATCGCCACCGAGTTCTACAAGCGCGCACAATACTGGCGCAATAACTTCAACACGAAAGACGGATTCGTCGAACCGCGCCTCGCTAACGGTGACTACCGCACGCCCTTCGACCCCACCAGGGCAGGCGCAAACAGCGGCTTCACCGAAGGCAACGCATGGCAATACTCCTGGTATCAGCCGCAGGATGAACTCGGCCTCGTTAAGTTACTCGGCGGCCCGGATAAGTTAGTCGAAAAGCTCGACGACATGTTCGACCAGAAAGTAGACCCCGCAAAGTACGCCGACGTAGAAGATATCTCCGGCATGATCGGCCAGTACATCCACGGCAACGAGCCAAGCCATCACCTTCCCTATCTCTACATGTATGCCGGCCAGCCCTGGCGCACACAAGCGCGCCTCAAGCAGATCGTCGACTCACAATACAAACCCACACCTGACGGTCTCGTCGGCAACGACGACCTCGGCCAAATGTCGGCATGGCTACTCTTCACATCGCTCGGCTTCTATCCCATAGCACCCGCCAGCAACGAATACGTCCTCGGCAAACCGTTTGTTGATCACGCAGTCATGCATCTTCCCAACGGCAAAACATTCACCATCACCGCCGAAAACCTGAACGACACCAACGCCTTCGTACAAAGCATCACGCTCAACGGCAAGTCATTCGATCGCAGCTTCCTCACCCACGAAGAACTGATGGCCGGAGGCGAACTCCACTTCGTGATGAGCACCAAGGAAAAAGCAGCATGGTCCATGAAGAACCACACCGCACCCTACTCCATGACCCACTGA
- the msrA gene encoding peptide-methionine (S)-S-oxide reductase MsrA, with product MRRFIRVVLAAALLSVTTACFAVDRGTFPVPKVDATRAPGKLQTAVFAGGCFWGTQSVFERVKGVKKTVVGYAGGKASTATYDQVTTETTGHAESVEVQYDPAVITYGELLRIFFSVAHDPTELNRQGPDVGTSYRSAIFFMTPEQQQIAQAYIAQLDAAHIFKAKIVTEVTPLKGFYRGEDYHQDYALKNPNNPYILVCDRPKISALKKQYPDLFVEYHGQ from the coding sequence ATGCGTCGATTCATCCGTGTTGTCCTGGCTGCTGCCCTGCTTTCTGTTACGACCGCCTGTTTCGCGGTGGATCGCGGCACATTCCCGGTGCCCAAGGTGGATGCAACCCGGGCACCGGGCAAGCTGCAGACCGCAGTCTTTGCAGGCGGCTGCTTCTGGGGAACGCAGAGTGTGTTTGAGCGTGTGAAGGGCGTGAAGAAAACGGTTGTGGGGTATGCCGGCGGTAAGGCATCCACCGCAACCTACGATCAGGTGACGACTGAGACCACGGGGCATGCCGAAAGCGTGGAGGTGCAGTACGATCCCGCCGTGATCACCTACGGCGAGCTGTTACGCATCTTCTTCTCCGTCGCACATGACCCAACGGAACTCAACCGGCAAGGGCCGGATGTGGGGACGTCCTATCGTTCTGCCATCTTTTTCATGACGCCGGAACAGCAGCAGATTGCCCAGGCATATATTGCGCAACTGGACGCTGCGCATATCTTCAAAGCGAAGATTGTCACCGAAGTGACACCGCTGAAAGGCTTCTACCGCGGAGAGGATTATCACCAGGATTACGCGCTGAAGAACCCCAACAACCCGTACATCCTGGTGTGTGACCGTCCTAAGATCAGCGCGTTGAAGAAGCAGTATCCAGACCTGTTCGTGGAATATCACGGGCAGTAA
- the egtB gene encoding ergothioneine biosynthesis protein EgtB, giving the protein MAATVVSNANAVQTTLLQRFLAARKATEDACRTLTTEDQMVQSCPEASPTKWHQAHTSWFFETFVLTQFLRGYQPFHPDFHWLFNSYYRSLGNEIPEKKLRASFSRPSLETIVAFRAHVNRHIEQLLQQDNVPDDALRRIVLGIQHEQQHLELLLTDIKHAFFTNPLHPIYRETKNTTDAKAIPSRWIEFKGGLHEIGYALNEADPLDFCFDNETPRHRVYLQPYALENRLVTCGEYLAFMNDNAYTRAELWLSEGLDIIEHERWEAPLYWQRCTDDSTGWRIFTLGGWRGLSTMLATPVCHVSLFEADAYARWRGCRLPTEAEWEHAANEAPMETTGLLEQGRLHPSVATSNDLTQMMGDAWEWTASAYTGYPGYAPLPGALGEYNGKFMSSQMVLRGGSVATPASHIRSAYRNFFMPGTRWQFSGIRLARPFSSRNE; this is encoded by the coding sequence ATGGCCGCCACTGTTGTCTCAAACGCGAACGCCGTGCAAACCACGCTGCTGCAACGGTTTCTGGCCGCGCGGAAGGCAACGGAAGATGCCTGCCGCACGCTGACCACAGAGGACCAGATGGTGCAGTCCTGCCCGGAAGCCAGCCCCACCAAGTGGCATCAGGCCCATACAAGCTGGTTCTTTGAAACCTTCGTGCTGACGCAGTTTCTCCGTGGCTATCAGCCCTTCCATCCGGATTTTCATTGGCTGTTCAACAGTTATTACCGCAGCCTGGGCAATGAAATTCCTGAGAAAAAACTGCGTGCATCGTTCTCGCGCCCGTCTCTGGAAACCATCGTCGCCTTCCGCGCGCATGTAAACCGCCACATCGAGCAACTGCTGCAGCAGGACAACGTCCCTGACGATGCACTGCGCCGCATCGTGCTCGGCATTCAGCATGAACAGCAGCATCTGGAGTTGTTGCTGACCGACATCAAGCACGCCTTCTTCACCAATCCGCTGCACCCCATCTATCGCGAAACAAAAAACACCACAGACGCAAAAGCGATCCCCTCGCGCTGGATTGAGTTCAAAGGTGGCCTGCACGAAATCGGATACGCCCTCAACGAAGCAGACCCGCTTGACTTCTGCTTTGACAACGAAACCCCGCGACATCGCGTGTATCTGCAGCCCTACGCGCTGGAAAACCGCCTCGTCACCTGCGGTGAATATCTCGCCTTCATGAATGACAACGCCTATACGCGCGCCGAACTCTGGCTCAGCGAAGGTCTCGACATCATTGAGCATGAGCGATGGGAAGCTCCGCTGTACTGGCAACGATGTACCGACGACAGCACGGGCTGGCGCATCTTCACCCTGGGTGGATGGCGTGGTCTTTCCACCATGCTCGCCACGCCGGTGTGCCACGTAAGCCTGTTTGAAGCCGATGCCTACGCGCGCTGGCGTGGTTGTCGACTCCCAACCGAAGCCGAATGGGAACACGCAGCAAACGAAGCCCCTATGGAAACAACTGGCTTGCTCGAACAAGGCAGGCTCCATCCCTCGGTCGCCACCTCCAATGACCTGACGCAAATGATGGGCGACGCATGGGAATGGACCGCATCTGCCTACACCGGCTATCCCGGCTACGCCCCACTACCCGGTGCGCTCGGCGAATACAACGGCAAATTCATGTCCAGCCAGATGGTGCTTCGCGGAGGCTCCGTCGCCACACCCGCAAGCCACATCCGCTCCGCCTATCGCAACTTTTTCATGCCGGGCACACGCTGGCAGTTCTCCGGCATCCGCCTCGCACGCCCTTTTTCTTCACGAAACGAATAG
- a CDS encoding ComF family protein, protein MRSLARPMGALLAEAILAQAEGMPASLLVIPVPLFRRRRLYNQSHLLAHAAMRVVRRHHPHWKMELAPGRMKRVHHKESQYRLSPDERRENVRGAFRVRGAVRGRHVLLVDDVYTTGATVTECTEVLLAAGAESVRVVTLARAGSQIPVLWTAPTAAIDSTMYESHNRFENRFIHTRPAG, encoded by the coding sequence GTGCGTTCGCTGGCGCGGCCCATGGGAGCGTTGCTGGCAGAGGCGATCCTGGCCCAGGCAGAGGGGATGCCGGCATCACTGCTGGTGATTCCGGTGCCGCTCTTCAGGCGTCGACGTTTGTATAACCAGAGCCACCTGCTGGCACATGCTGCGATGCGTGTGGTTCGCCGTCATCACCCGCACTGGAAGATGGAGCTGGCTCCTGGGCGCATGAAGCGCGTGCATCACAAGGAGTCGCAGTATCGTTTGTCGCCCGACGAGCGTCGCGAGAATGTGCGGGGTGCGTTTCGGGTGCGGGGCGCTGTTCGCGGACGCCATGTCCTGCTGGTGGACGATGTGTATACCACCGGCGCCACCGTAACGGAATGTACGGAAGTGTTGTTGGCCGCAGGAGCAGAGAGTGTGCGTGTGGTTACGCTTGCGCGTGCCGGTAGCCAGATTCCTGTGCTGTGGACCGCACCGACAGCAGCTATCGATAGCACGATGTACGAGTCGCACAATCGTTTTGAGAACCGATTTATCCACACTCGGCCCGCTGGTTGA
- a CDS encoding HNH endonuclease: MHSAKARKQKSLAKCHTLTPPGEDPRPRRGGTTLQTPVLVLNASYEPINICGARRALVLVLKGVARTEEEQGHTLHAACIRIPMPSVIRLLEYRRIPHQTRALSRKNILLRDRNTCQYCGCILTASELTLDHVLPRSRGGTSTWENLVACCHDCNRRKGNQLLHELQDMKLMREPRPFSLHTSRHIMRMLGSGDAAWRKYLYFEA; the protein is encoded by the coding sequence ATGCATTCCGCCAAAGCCCGTAAGCAGAAGTCGCTCGCCAAGTGCCACACCCTTACTCCGCCCGGTGAGGATCCGCGTCCGCGCCGTGGAGGAACCACGTTGCAGACACCGGTGCTGGTATTGAACGCCTCCTATGAACCCATCAATATCTGTGGTGCACGTCGTGCGCTGGTGCTGGTGCTGAAAGGTGTGGCCCGCACCGAAGAGGAACAGGGACACACGCTGCACGCCGCGTGCATCCGCATACCCATGCCATCTGTGATTCGGCTGCTGGAGTATCGTCGTATTCCACACCAGACGCGTGCGCTGTCACGTAAGAACATTCTTCTGCGTGACCGGAATACATGCCAGTACTGCGGCTGTATTCTAACTGCCAGTGAACTTACGCTGGATCATGTATTGCCACGTTCGCGCGGAGGTACTTCGACGTGGGAGAACCTGGTGGCTTGCTGCCATGACTGCAATCGCCGCAAGGGGAACCAGCTCCTGCATGAGTTGCAGGACATGAAGCTGATGCGCGAGCCAAGGCCGTTCTCATTGCATACTTCGCGTCACATTATGCGGATGTTGGGATCCGGCGATGCAGCGTGGCGAAAATATTTGTACTTTGAGGCATAA
- the egtD gene encoding L-histidine N(alpha)-methyltransferase yields the protein MSTSLPSPERFAPPLVNPALDAVATAVREGLSCAPKWLPAWLFYDAEGSRLFERITTLPEYYPTRTERAIFTGYADGIIDTAIRTWQQIHPGRSGRLRVLELGAGTATKTGILLDAAVRRQGQTEYLPIDVSESAMAEACASMERVQSGVTVAPQVANYVTDALEIPQHNGPTMALYIGSSIGNFDPEEAATILCNLRSQLQPGDTLLLGTDMVKDRRRLEAAYNDHDGITEAFNLNLLRRINRDLRANFDLARYRHVALWNEEQSRIEMHLQSLREQTVRIPALNAAFHFAKGETIHTENSYKFTGTSIASLLHNASYAPVEQWTDEQHWFAVTLATPE from the coding sequence GTGAGCACATCTCTTCCCTCCCCTGAGCGCTTCGCGCCACCCCTTGTTAACCCCGCGCTCGATGCCGTGGCCACAGCCGTACGTGAGGGCCTGTCCTGCGCACCAAAGTGGCTGCCCGCTTGGCTGTTTTACGATGCGGAAGGTTCACGCCTGTTTGAACGCATCACCACGCTGCCGGAGTACTACCCCACGCGCACCGAACGCGCCATCTTCACGGGTTACGCCGACGGCATCATCGACACCGCCATCCGCACATGGCAACAAATTCATCCCGGTCGCAGTGGTCGTCTCCGCGTCCTCGAACTCGGCGCAGGAACGGCAACCAAAACAGGCATCCTGCTCGATGCCGCAGTGCGTCGGCAGGGCCAGACGGAATATCTTCCCATTGACGTATCCGAATCGGCGATGGCCGAAGCATGCGCCTCCATGGAACGCGTGCAAAGCGGTGTCACGGTAGCGCCACAGGTAGCCAACTACGTCACCGATGCGCTTGAGATCCCGCAGCACAACGGTCCAACCATGGCGCTCTACATCGGCAGCAGCATCGGCAACTTCGATCCGGAAGAAGCCGCTACCATCCTTTGTAATCTGCGCAGTCAATTACAGCCGGGCGACACGCTATTGCTGGGCACAGACATGGTGAAGGACCGCCGCAGGCTCGAAGCTGCATACAACGATCACGATGGCATCACTGAAGCCTTCAATCTCAATCTGCTGCGCCGCATCAACCGCGACCTGCGCGCCAACTTTGACCTCGCACGTTATCGCCACGTAGCACTGTGGAATGAAGAACAGTCACGCATTGAAATGCACCTGCAATCGCTGCGCGAACAAACGGTACGTATCCCCGCGCTGAATGCAGCATTCCACTTCGCCAAGGGCGAAACCATCCATACGGAAAACAGCTATAAGTTCACCGGCACATCCATCGCCTCGCTGCTACACAACGCAAGCTATGCGCCGGTGGAACAATGGACAGACGAGCAACATTGGTTTGCCGTCACATTAGCCACACCCGAATAA
- a CDS encoding 30S ribosomal protein S1: MPTETTTPDNQNEETVGATHLVTPAPETTTPAEDGPDDIDYDAADFAAALENFDREQAEEKAAASSAMEEDKVITGTVVKITDKHVVVDIGLKSEGLIPKEQVLDHTGEPKLAVGDAVEVVVEREESEGGYLVSYEKAQRHRLWDQLEKAAADKTPVTGTVLSRVKGGLTVDIGVKAFLPGSQVEIRPVRNLDTYLGQQLDVRVIKLNKKRGNVVISRKEILEEEQNAKKSVTLETLEEGTVLTGVVKNLTDYGAFVELGGLDGLLHITDMSWGRLTHPRDLVQVGDEIQVKVLKFDKDKHRVSLGFKQLTPDPWLDATERYPIGAQVKGRVLSVTDYGAFVELEQGIEGLVHVSEMTWSKRMKHPSKMVKPGDEVDTIILQVNPNDRRISLGMKQLQDNPWEQLENKYPTGATVEGRVRNLTDFGAFIEIEDGIDGLVHVSNLSWTKRIKHPSEVLKKGEKVKAVVLGVEPENRRLSLGVKQLEPDVWDTFFAQHRVGDVVKGKVLRTAQFGAFVEIAEGVEGLCHVSEAVDETGKQAELQVGSEHEFKIVKMSPDEKKVGLSLRGIGEEASREEVESYKTPSSNTSSNSSSSTTLGDLINWKRSERE, encoded by the coding sequence ATGCCGACCGAAACCACCACTCCTGACAACCAGAACGAAGAAACCGTAGGCGCAACCCACCTGGTTACGCCCGCTCCCGAAACCACCACTCCCGCTGAAGACGGTCCTGACGACATCGATTACGATGCAGCCGACTTTGCGGCAGCGCTCGAAAATTTTGACCGTGAGCAGGCCGAAGAGAAGGCCGCTGCCAGTTCCGCTATGGAAGAGGACAAGGTCATCACCGGCACCGTGGTGAAGATCACCGACAAGCATGTTGTTGTCGACATCGGACTCAAGTCCGAGGGTCTCATTCCGAAGGAGCAGGTACTGGATCACACCGGCGAGCCGAAGCTGGCCGTAGGCGATGCAGTGGAAGTTGTTGTGGAGCGCGAGGAGTCCGAAGGTGGATATCTCGTTTCTTACGAGAAGGCACAGCGCCATCGTCTGTGGGATCAGCTCGAGAAGGCCGCCGCAGACAAGACCCCGGTAACCGGCACGGTCCTGTCCCGCGTTAAGGGTGGCCTCACCGTCGACATCGGCGTAAAGGCGTTCCTCCCCGGCTCTCAGGTGGAGATTCGCCCCGTCCGCAACCTGGACACCTACCTCGGCCAGCAGCTCGACGTTCGCGTCATCAAGCTGAACAAGAAGCGCGGCAACGTGGTCATCTCCCGCAAGGAAATCCTTGAGGAAGAGCAGAACGCCAAGAAGTCCGTTACGCTGGAGACCCTCGAAGAGGGCACCGTGCTGACCGGCGTGGTGAAGAACCTGACCGACTACGGCGCATTCGTTGAGCTGGGCGGCCTTGACGGCCTGCTCCACATCACCGACATGAGCTGGGGTCGACTCACCCATCCGCGCGATCTCGTGCAGGTTGGTGACGAGATTCAGGTGAAGGTCCTCAAGTTCGACAAGGATAAGCACCGCGTTTCCCTCGGCTTCAAGCAGCTCACGCCTGATCCGTGGCTGGACGCCACCGAGCGTTACCCCATCGGCGCACAGGTGAAGGGCCGCGTTCTGTCCGTGACCGACTACGGCGCATTCGTCGAGCTGGAGCAGGGCATCGAAGGCCTGGTCCACGTCTCGGAGATGACCTGGTCCAAGCGCATGAAGCACCCGTCGAAGATGGTCAAGCCCGGCGACGAGGTCGACACCATCATCCTCCAGGTAAACCCGAACGATCGCCGCATCTCGCTTGGCATGAAGCAGCTGCAGGACAATCCGTGGGAGCAGCTGGAGAACAAGTACCCCACCGGCGCAACGGTTGAAGGTCGCGTACGCAACCTGACCGACTTCGGCGCGTTCATCGAGATCGAAGACGGCATCGACGGTCTGGTGCACGTTTCGAACCTGAGCTGGACCAAGCGCATCAAGCACCCCTCGGAAGTCCTGAAGAAGGGCGAGAAGGTCAAGGCTGTTGTTCTCGGTGTTGAGCCGGAGAACCGTCGCCTGAGCCTCGGCGTCAAGCAGCTCGAGCCCGATGTATGGGATACCTTCTTCGCGCAGCACCGCGTGGGCGATGTGGTCAAGGGCAAGGTACTCCGTACGGCACAGTTCGGCGCCTTCGTTGAGATCGCTGAGGGTGTTGAGGGTCTGTGCCACGTCTCCGAAGCAGTGGACGAGACCGGCAAGCAGGCGGAACTCCAGGTTGGTTCTGAGCACGAGTTCAAGATCGTGAAGATGAGCCCCGACGAGAAGAAGGTTGGCCTCAGCCTCCGCGGCATCGGCGAAGAAGCCAGCCGCGAAGAGGTGGAGAGCTACAAGACTCCTTCCTCCAACACCTCCAGCAACTCGTCCTCCAGCACCACGCTGGGCGACCTCATCAACTGGAAGCGCTCGGAGCGCGAGTAA